The genome window CCTTCTTGTCGAGCTGCAAGAGTCAAAGGAAGGGGCTCAGTGGACATGGCCAGGCCCCAGACACCCTAGCCACCCTTGGTCCCCTGCATCTCTCCCTTGGGCAAgcctcccaccccgccccatgCTGCTGGGGCAGCATTTCTGCTCCTGTCAGAGTTTTCTAACTTTCCCCAGGCCCTGTGCCCTGCAGACTAGGGAGCAGCGACAGAGACGTTACCCTcagggcccctccctgccccagtgcTGACGCCTGGCACCTGGTGGTCCTGCCGGGGAGCCATACTGGGCTTCTGGGCCAGGGGTGGCTTCTTGGAGGCCCCGCTGCGGGTGGCAGCACTGGGTCGGCTTGGATCCTCCTCACTGGGTGTCCCCACGGCACCAGCCAGCACGTAGTGCTGCTTCCGAAGCTCTCCCAGCCGCACACGCTCTGCCTCCAGCGTCTTCTCCAGTTCCAGGACACGGACCTGCAGCCCCGCATGCCCACTCAGGGTAGCCTCACGGCCTGTCCTCCCCACCCGCCCGGAGCTCAGTCCCCGAAGAGGAACAGGCACGCACCTGGGTCTCCATCTCCTGCTTCTTTAGCTTGATGAGGGACAGGCCAGAGAAGTCCATGGTGTCTGCGGCCAGAGCAGGCAGGGGATGAGTGTCTGTGCCcacgcccacccccacccagctgtTACCAGGACCCACACTCACCTCTTTCTTCAATCTGCTCCTGGCCTGACTTGGTAGAGGCCACCACATTGGCAGCCATCTCGTTGACGGTGCGGGAGCACTCCTGGAGGCGGCTCAGGTGGGGGCTGCGCTTGTCCGCCTTCACCTGGGGGCACGTGGGGGCAGGTCAGGCTCACCACCCCCTCATCACGCGCACTTCCTGGCACAGCCCAGAGTCGAGGCCGAGGCTAGAGGCCACGACGCACAGAGCTTCACCTTGGAGGCGGCCACAAGCTGGGCTGTGCTGGCTGCGATCTCGTGGGAGCAGACGATGAGCTCTTCGTACTTGCCCATGTGGAGCACCACCCTGTCTGCTGACTCCCTGCAGACAGAGCCGGGCAGGGCCTGGGTCTCCGAGCCACCGCCACACTCCCTCCCCGAGACCCCGAGCACCACACACCCTGCTGCCCCCCCACCTGGGGGACATACACCAGCTGTGAGGCTCCCCAGCCAACAGCCTTGGAGGCAGAGATGAGGCCTTCAGTCCACCGAGAGTTCTTGGCATAAAACTCCTGCTGCGTGGCTGCCCCCTAGTGGCGACAGGAAGGCAGGGAAGGGTGGACCAGTCAGTGATGTCACGGGGCAATGGATCCCCACAGGGGATCACCTCGTCCACGAGGGGACATCCGTGGGCCATGTGGGAGATGCAGGTGTGACTCGGGCACATTGTGTGCATTCTGGGGAGGGGGGTCCTCATCACTTCACACTCTGGGAAGCCCATACCCAAAGGAGCCCGGAGGTCAGCTGAAGCCACTGGGGATGGGGGATCCTGGATCGTGGTCTGGGATGAGGAGGGCTCTGAGGTCACGCCCATTTCAGGAATCTGGCCCTTGCTGGCCCAGCCTCGCGGCCTGACGGGAAGGGCCCCGCTCACTCACCCTGCCGCTCTCCACAATTTCCTTCTGCAGGCTGGTGGATGTTGTCACCAAGAGCCGGATGGCCTGCCAAGACCAAGGCACAGGTCATTCTTGGGGCGGCTTTCCCAGGCACACCAtccatcctgggatcccagcCAGCCACTCACCTTCATCAGGTCTGTGCAGGAATTGAGGATCCtgagggggagaagcagcaggtgcaggtgaagagagagaaaagattctaCAGGGTGACCCCAGGGAGTGTGACCTCTGAACAACTACCAGGCCTGACACAGGTGCTCAGCAGGGTGGGCCCATGGGGCAGGGTGTGCTCTGATTGTTTCCAGTCCCCTCTGGAGAGCTGAGCAAGCAGGACAGAACACCCTGGATTCTGGGGGGACGGGGGTGGAGGGGCATGAGGCTCACCTTTCATTCACCTCCAGCTTTACCCCGGAGCTGGCATGGCGAGCCTGGTTCATCATGTCCTACACCCAGTGACAGAGCTGTGAGCAGGCTGGGAGGGGGGCAGTGTGGGAGGAAGGGGGATGCGGTGCTGGACCAGCCCCATACCCCCCAAACAACCACCCAGCTGGGgcgggagaggaggaagaggctggagggagacagggcagggggtgcagggggcagctCTAGGCAGAAAAGCCAGCTGCAACCTGCAGAGGCCTCCTGCCCATGCACAGAAGGGGTGCAGAGGTGGCACAGCTTACAtttggcccagcccagcccccagtcGTCACCTCAATCCTCCTCACAGCATCTTCAATGGCCGCGGATGTGGCCGCCATCTCCTTGTCCACCATGGCCCCAAGCTCCTCCTGACGCACATCCAGGCTCTTGGGCTTCAGCTCCTGGGGAAGAGGGCATGTAGGAGTCAGACCGGTGGACTGCTGAAGGAGTCTGGGAGAGGCTAGAGCAGCAGCATGCTGGGGGGCGGTGCTCTGACCCTGCCCAGTGTCCTCCAGCTGCCAGCTCTGCACAAGAGCACCTGTTCAGCCCAAACTAAAAGGAGGTGCAGAGAAATTGGGGACCCAAGCCTCACCCCAGGATCATCACCCCTCCAGACCCCAGTCCATGCTCAGTGCCATGGCTGCACACCTCACCTGGCCCAGCTGAAGGATGCCTTGTAGGGGGTTCCCCACtaggctgggctgggccaggggcaGAGTCTGCTGCTCCTGTAGGAGACCCAGGAGCTCCAGAGCCCGGGCCCCACACTCCCGGCACGTGTCCATCAGGCCTGGGGAGAGAGCACTGTCAGGGGGCCAGGCACCTGGGAGCCCTGGAAGAAGGCCCCGCACTGGGTCTGACACAAGGACCCTGGGTCCCCTGTGGGCACCGTGTGTGAGTAAAGCCCGGCGTGCACTTACGGTCAGCATGGTCGGTGGGGGCCAGGTGGGAGGTGGCGCTGCCATTAATAATGGTGTCTGCAGCCAGGTAGGAGAACTGGGTCAGGGCTGCCACCAGCACAGAGGTATCTGTGTGGAAAGGAGAGACAAACCCTATGCCACTGCCACGAAGCAAGGCCCAGACTGGGGCCTACAGCAGGTTGCTTGTGTCCTCTGCCCAGCAAGCCTAATGGGCACCACAGCTCCAGTTTATGGAGAAGAGGCAGGCTCGGAGGGGCCACAGTCAAGTGGCTAGACCGCAGCCAAGTAGGGAACAAAGCTTTGTCTGAGTGACCCCAGGTTCACAGAGCGGGCAGGACTGGGCTCCCAGTGGGTGTGGATGGGGGCACGGCTCTGGGAAACTCCACAGTGGCAGGAGGCAGCCATGGCCAGCAGACTGGGCACCTCCGGCTGGGGCCTCTGCCCTGCCTGCCTGGGTCCCCCCTCCAGTCTCCCCACCGCCCCACTTACCTGACCTGGAGTTCAGGTACTGGGCATGGCCCTTCTCCAGGGCACTCACAGCGTCCAGGGCTGCCTGTGCCCTGCTCACCAGGTAGTCTGCAAGCACGGGGAGAAGTGGTGAGGGGTGGAGCCTGCCAGGGGCCCCAGAGCCCTAACGCCACCTCTCTTAGGGTGGGCTGTGCACCCATCCAGGCAACGAAGGAAAGGCAAGGCCCCAATGGCCTGAGTGCCCGCCCTGCAGCCTCACCTGGGGAGCTGGTGCAGCGCAGGTGCAGGGGGTCGTCGAGCTTGGCCACAGCGTCCTGCAGGATGCGCTCGGCCTCGGTGACAGTGCCCTGCAGCACTGCAAACTGCTCGTCCAGGAGCCTCTGCTGCAGCTCCTCCTCCTGACACTcctggtgggagaggagaggcagctTAGAGACCCGCAGTGGCCGGCTGGGACCCTcactgtgtgtgggggtgggctGAGGGGAGCCGCCACTTGACCCCAGAGCTTGGGCTGTTCCTCGGGAGCAGAGGAGAcagctcagcaataaaaagacacCCCAGTTAAAAAgtaggcaaaggatctgaacaaaCCTTTCTCCCCAAGATACACAAAAGACAACGAACACACAAAAGATACCCAACATCCTTAACCCTTAGGGAAATGCAAGGCAAAATCACAATAagctaccacctcacacccgcGAGAGTGGCTAAAAGGAAAACCACTGACAACACGTGCTGTCAAGGATATAGGGAGGTAGGAAACCGCATCCACTCCTGGCGGGAATGAAAACGGTCCTGGCGGCAtcaacagccaaaaggtagaaagaaGCCAAATGCTCCTTAACaatgaacagataaacagaaTTCGGCCTGTCCAcgtgatggaatattactgagccgtGGCACACGGAGGAACCTTGTAAACACTGCTCAGTGGGAGACGCCAGTCCTATCGTGCGGGCCCATCTATGAGCAATGTCTGGCATAGGTCAATCCAGAGAGAGCAGGTGAGAGCATGCCAGGGGCCGGGACTGTTGGCAGCAGGTGGGGATTAGCTGCTTAGCAGGTAGTTTCCTTTCCGAGTGGTAAAATGTTCCCGAAATACAGTGTGGACACGCTGGGACCCGCGCCCTCACCCGCTGAGTGGGCTCAGGGGACGCTGTTACCTTGTCTGCCAGCTGCCCCTGTAGCTCAGCCCTCTCCTGGGAGCTGCGCTGCTGCTCGCGGCTCAGcgcctcctccttctcctgcaccaggccctgggccaccaGGAGGTCCGCCTCCCGCTGCTGCACAGCACTGCTCAGCGCAGCCTTCTCTGCACTCAGCGCATCTAGCCTCGAGCTCAGCTCCAACCCGCTCTGTGAACGCCAGGGACGTGAGTAGGGCTTCCGGAGACCTCACCCGCCCCTCGCCCCCACCCAAATGTACAATTCCTGAGAGCCATGTTGTCATCATTCTCCCCTTAGACTGAGAACTTGCTGATAGTCTGGGCCCATTTCCTGTGTCCCCCTTGTGCTGAGTCAGAGCTGCACCCCAGGACTGCTCTGATTCAACCTAGGGACATCTGGGCATGGCCATGTTCACAGGAAGGAGGACCCTAACTCCTGTCCTGCTGGCTCCTGGGAGGCCACCCCACCATGGCAGCCATACCTGCTCAGTGCGGGTCAGGGCCTCCTGTGTGCGCACCAGCTCTCCCGCCTTGGCCTCCAGCTCCTTCTTGAGCTTCTCTAGCAGGTCACTCTGCTCCTCCAGCTGGGACAGGACAGGGTGTcacggcggggaggggcggggagcagTGGGGCAGGGTGAGGGTCAGGGGAAGGGACGCCACAGCTGTGGCCACACCTTCATCTCCGACTCCCGTTTCACTTGCTCCATCTGGAAGGCCAGCTGCTGCTTCACCCGTGCCACCTCCTCCTGGCTCTGCTGTGTCACTGTCAGCTGCTTGGCTGTGTCTGCGTTCTGCACAGGTAGGGTACAGACTCTTGCTCCACCACCGCCGCCGGGGCCTGCGGTCCTCCAGCCAACCGTGCTCAGCACTGGCTGCCACGGCTGTGCCCCCACCTACCTTCCTGAGCAGCTCGGCGTGTGTGCTGATGAGCTCACTGTGTTTCTCCTTGAGCTTCTGGTAGCGCGCCTCGGTGACACTGGCCTTCTCTGCAGGACAGGTGAGGCGGTGGACCCAGGCACCCACCCACTGGCCGCCCCACATCCCTGCACCCCTGCAATCTGTGTTGCTCACGCACTCTCGGCCTCCTCGCGCAGGCCCTGGTTCCGCTCGCCCTCCCGCTGGGCAGCCTGCAGCTGGGCCAGCTCATGCCGAAGCTGCTCATTGTCCACCAATGCCTTCTGTTTCTGCTTCCGCTGCTCCTCCAGCTCGGCCTCTAGCGTGTTCACCTGGCCCTTTAGCTGGGAGACGTAGCGCTGGGCCTGCTCAGCAGAGGGACAGCATCATGGAGGCCCCGCCCACCAGTGGGGGAGCAGGGGGTACCACACAGCCTGGCCCCACGTCTTCACCTCCAATCTGATCTTCTCCAGCTCTGCCCGGagtgcctctacctctctcttcaGGGTCTCGATCTGCACATCCCTGGGGACAAATGGCCTTCAAGCTGGGTCCTGACAACAGAGCACCCACTGCAGGCAGCACCCGGGGCCCTCACCTATCATCCTTCAAGGAGCCATTGGGGGGTCCGAATGTCTGCTCGAAGAGGTCAGCCACCACCTGCCACACAAGCATGGTGACCCACTGCCATTACCCCCAGGCCAAGggagggggcacagagggaggcCCAGTTGCCCAACACCTAATGGGAAGAGGGGGGCCTCACCACTGGCTCCCCAGCCGGGGGCCCCGTGCTGATCTCAATGAGATTTTCCGGCTCCTCATCCTCGGGGGCCTCCTCGGGGATCACCACCACAGGCTTGATGTGCTCAGCTAGAGCCGAGGCTCGCAGGAAGTTGGGAggtccctggggggtggggggtgcaatGTGTGGGAACTGCCTGTGGCGCCTGGAAGATGCCCTCCTCAGCCATCCTCAGAGTCCATGTGGGGACCCCCCAGGGTTCTCTGAATGCCCAGAGAGGGAACAAGGATGCAGCCCAGGGCCAGCCTCAGGAGGATGGCAGGTACCTCGGGCAGCCGGGGAATCTGGATGAGCCGCTTGAAGTACAGCATGTCAGAGGCTCTGCGGAAGAAGTTTCTGAGGCTGCGGGGGCAGAAGATGCGAGGTCACGGACGAGCCAGGcccagccaggcagccccagCTCACCAGGCCCCAGCGCCTCCTCTCTGCCCGGGCTGTACCTGTGGAACTGCTCGTGGAACCGGTCCCTGTGGCCTTGCAGGGTGTCTGCTGGGAGACCTGAGGGCAGTGACATGCGACAGGACTTCCTCTCTGCACCCTGCTCTGCAGCTTGCAAAGACTCAACATCCTTCcgtccccctcccaccctgctccacCACGTTCTAGAAACCATCAGAGAGGAGAAGGCACCTACTGCCTGTCCAGGCCCACAAACCAACTGGGAGAGTGATGTGAGGCCTCTGTGGGGGTTCAGCCCTCAACTTTGAGTGAGAAGGGGAACAGGTGCATGCAAGTCAGCATCCTGACCACAGCAAACCGAAGCTGAGCTTGCCCGTGGGCGCACTGCAAAGCTGCGTCTGGACTCCAGCCTGGGCTGACAGCATTCAAACAGCTTACACACCccaggccagtggttctcagagcAGGATGTGGTGACTGAGACCTCCTCAGGGGGTCCGCCAGGGCCAAACCCCTCATGAACACGAAGGAGGGGACATGGGCCATGTTGGACTCGTTGTGCCAGTCCGCAGGACGTGAGATGCCGTGGCAGCTGAACGCAGACACCCGCTGCCTCCCCAGAGGCCAGGCCTTTCAGAGAAGTGCCAACATGGAAAGCTCTGCCCCTCTTCTTGATAAATCTTTGTGTTGGAAAACAGTGATTTTCTGTAACAACTATGCTGTTACATTAATGggtaatgaatttatttttgctacatttaattaataagtatttaagAAAGGTCTCTATTTTCATCTCTGCTGCAGTAAATGTCTATCAACGTAAGCTGCTTAAACACAGCCCTTTGTGCTCCGGCTGAACCTCGGGGGGGCCTGCGGcagggtgctgggggctgggggactTACAGGCGTGCAGCTTGAACAT of Canis lupus baileyi chromosome 27, mCanLup2.hap1, whole genome shotgun sequence contains these proteins:
- the HIP1R gene encoding huntingtin-interacting protein 1-related protein isoform X1, with the protein product MNSIKSVPARVLSRRPGHSLEAEREQFDKTQAISISKAINTQEAPVKEKHARRIILGTHHEKGAFTFWSYAIGLPLPSSSILSWKFCHVLHKVLRDGHPNVLHDCQRHRSNIREIGDLWGHLHDRYGQLVNVYTKLLLTKISFHLKHPQFPAGLEVTDEVLEKTAGTDVNNIFQLTVEMFDYMDCELRLSESVFRQLNTAIAVSQMSSGQCRLAPLIQVIQDCSHLYHYTVKLMFKLHACLPADTLQGHRDRFHEQFHSLRNFFRRASDMLYFKRLIQIPRLPEGPPNFLRASALAEHIKPVVVIPEEAPEDEEPENLIEISTGPPAGEPVVVADLFEQTFGPPNGSLKDDRDVQIETLKREVEALRAELEKIRLEAQRYVSQLKGQVNTLEAELEEQRKQKQKALVDNEQLRHELAQLQAAQREGERNQGLREEAEKKASVTEARYQKLKEKHSELISTHAELLRKNADTAKQLTVTQQSQEEVARVKQQLAFQMEQVKRESEMKLEEQSDLLEKLKKELEAKAGELVRTQEALTRTEQSGLELSSRLDALSAEKAALSSAVQQREADLLVAQGLVQEKEEALSREQQRSSQERAELQGQLADKECQEEELQQRLLDEQFAVLQGTVTEAERILQDAVAKLDDPLHLRCTSSPDYLVSRAQAALDAVSALEKGHAQYLNSRSDTSVLVAALTQFSYLAADTIINGSATSHLAPTDHADRLMDTCRECGARALELLGLLQEQQTLPLAQPSLVGNPLQGILQLGQELKPKSLDVRQEELGAMVDKEMAATSAAIEDAVRRIEDMMNQARHASSGVKLEVNERILNSCTDLMKAIRLLVTTSTSLQKEIVESGRGAATQQEFYAKNSRWTEGLISASKAVGWGASQLVESADRVVLHMGKYEELIVCSHEIAASTAQLVAASKVKADKRSPHLSRLQECSRTVNEMAANVVASTKSGQEQIEERDTMDFSGLSLIKLKKQEMETQVRVLELEKTLEAERVRLGELRKQHYVLAGAVGTPSEEDPSRPSAATRSGASKKPPLAQKPSMAPRQDHQLDKKDGVYPAQLVNY
- the HIP1R gene encoding huntingtin-interacting protein 1-related protein isoform X2 — encoded protein: MSTTFFRQLNTAIAVSQMSSGQCRLAPLIQVIQDCSHLYHYTVKLMFKLHACLPADTLQGHRDRFHEQFHSLRNFFRRASDMLYFKRLIQIPRLPEGPPNFLRASALAEHIKPVVVIPEEAPEDEEPENLIEISTGPPAGEPVVVADLFEQTFGPPNGSLKDDRDVQIETLKREVEALRAELEKIRLEAQRYVSQLKGQVNTLEAELEEQRKQKQKALVDNEQLRHELAQLQAAQREGERNQGLREEAEKKASVTEARYQKLKEKHSELISTHAELLRKNADTAKQLTVTQQSQEEVARVKQQLAFQMEQVKRESEMKLEEQSDLLEKLKKELEAKAGELVRTQEALTRTEQSGLELSSRLDALSAEKAALSSAVQQREADLLVAQGLVQEKEEALSREQQRSSQERAELQGQLADKECQEEELQQRLLDEQFAVLQGTVTEAERILQDAVAKLDDPLHLRCTSSPDYLVSRAQAALDAVSALEKGHAQYLNSRSDTSVLVAALTQFSYLAADTIINGSATSHLAPTDHADRLMDTCRECGARALELLGLLQEQQTLPLAQPSLVGNPLQGILQLGQELKPKSLDVRQEELGAMVDKEMAATSAAIEDAVRRIEDMMNQARHASSGVKLEVNERILNSCTDLMKAIRLLVTTSTSLQKEIVESGRGAATQQEFYAKNSRWTEGLISASKAVGWGASQLVESADRVVLHMGKYEELIVCSHEIAASTAQLVAASKVKADKRSPHLSRLQECSRTVNEMAANVVASTKSGQEQIEERDTMDFSGLSLIKLKKQEMETQVRVLELEKTLEAERVRLGELRKQHYVLAGAVGTPSEEDPSRPSAATRSGASKKPPLAQKPSMAPRQDHQLDKKDGVYPAQLVNY